A genomic segment from Modestobacter roseus encodes:
- a CDS encoding AGE family epimerase/isomerase: MGTSLTPLLSFAARSRVPGGFGWQGGDGAVLPDRPLQTWITARMTHVFGLATLLGHAGADELAAHGVAALRTGPLHDDERGGWRSATDDDTKAAYVHAFAVLAGATATTAGTAGGRELLDEALAVWEQRFWDDEEGLARESFDRTWASGEDYRGANANMHGVEAMLAAADALAGSDPGATARLRTHALRVTERVVHGWARERGWRLPEHFTAGWEPLPELNRDRPADPFRPYGVTIGHQFEWARLCWHLDTALGEHAPGWLRTDADGLFTAAVERGWAADGHPGFPYTLDWSDRPVVGARMHWVLCEAVAAAAVRFAVTGDPRTATLQHRWEELGDRSFLDEAVGSWHHELTPEGAVAEGTWTGKPDAYHLAQMLLLRNAPLAGSVAAAVRTP; the protein is encoded by the coding sequence GTGGGCACCTCACTGACGCCGCTGCTGTCCTTCGCCGCCCGCTCCCGCGTGCCGGGCGGGTTCGGCTGGCAGGGCGGGGACGGCGCCGTCCTGCCCGATCGGCCGCTGCAGACCTGGATCACCGCCCGGATGACGCACGTCTTCGGGCTGGCCACGCTGCTCGGGCACGCCGGCGCGGACGAGCTCGCCGCGCACGGCGTGGCCGCGCTGCGGACCGGGCCGCTGCACGACGACGAGCGCGGCGGCTGGCGGTCCGCGACCGACGACGACACCAAGGCCGCCTACGTGCACGCCTTCGCGGTGCTCGCCGGGGCGACGGCCACCACCGCCGGGACCGCCGGCGGTCGCGAGCTGCTGGACGAGGCGCTGGCGGTCTGGGAGCAGCGCTTCTGGGACGACGAGGAGGGGCTGGCCCGGGAGTCCTTCGACCGGACCTGGGCCTCCGGCGAGGACTACCGGGGCGCCAACGCGAACATGCACGGGGTGGAGGCCATGCTCGCCGCCGCCGACGCGCTGGCCGGCAGCGACCCCGGCGCCACGGCCCGGCTGCGCACGCACGCGCTGCGGGTCACCGAGCGGGTCGTGCACGGCTGGGCGCGGGAGCGGGGCTGGCGGCTGCCCGAGCACTTCACCGCGGGCTGGGAGCCGCTGCCCGAGCTGAACCGCGATCGCCCGGCCGACCCGTTCCGGCCCTACGGCGTGACGATCGGGCACCAGTTCGAGTGGGCCCGGCTGTGCTGGCACCTGGACACCGCGCTCGGCGAGCACGCCCCCGGCTGGCTGCGCACCGACGCCGACGGGCTGTTCACCGCCGCGGTCGAGCGGGGCTGGGCCGCCGACGGGCACCCGGGGTTCCCCTACACGCTCGACTGGTCCGACCGGCCGGTGGTGGGCGCCCGGATGCACTGGGTCCTCTGCGAGGCGGTGGCGGCGGCCGCGGTCCGGTTCGCCGTCACCGGCGACCCGCGGACGGCCACCCTGCAGCACCGTTGGGAGGAGCTGGGCGATCGGTCGTTCCTGGACGAGGCGGTGGGCAGCTGGCACCACGAGCTCACCCCCGAGGGGGCGGTCGCCGAGGGCACCTGGACCGGCAAGCCCGACGCCTACCACCTGGCGCAGATGCTGCTCCTGCGGAACGCCCCGCTCGCCGGCAGCGTGGCCGCCGCCGTCCGCACCCCCTGA
- a CDS encoding dihydrolipoamide acetyltransferase family protein, producing the protein MAELRQFRLPDVGEGLTEGEILSWLVTVGDTVAVNQPLCEVETAKAAVELPSPFAGTVVELLHEAGTTVDVGAPIITIDTGGGSAEAPADEGRTAVLVGYGPRTTEPRRRPRRAAPVPAEADYGSGGDRPPLLATAPDTAVKPMRHGGLEAGRAAEAQADRAAAAAPATAATPGAGALRPLAKPPVRKYAKDLGIDLATITGTGDGGVITRADVDAARATPAPGAEPRPGFGAEPRPGFGAETGSETRIPIKGVRKATAAAMVRSAFTAPHVTEFLTVDVTRTMKLRQRLAARAELAEVKVSPLLFVAKALLLAVGRHPMVNSSWDEAAQEIVVHGAVNLGIAAATPRGLVVPNIKDAGRLSLPELAGALTDLTATARAGKTQPAEMTGGTITITNVGVFGVDTGTPILNPGESAILAFGAVREMAWAHKGKLAVRQVTTLALSFDHRVIDGELGSRFLADVGALLHDPGTALTF; encoded by the coding sequence ATGGCCGAGCTGCGCCAGTTCCGGCTGCCCGACGTCGGCGAGGGGCTCACCGAGGGCGAGATCCTCTCCTGGCTGGTCACGGTGGGCGACACCGTGGCGGTCAACCAGCCGTTGTGCGAGGTCGAGACGGCCAAGGCCGCCGTCGAGCTGCCCTCGCCGTTCGCCGGCACCGTCGTCGAGCTGCTGCACGAGGCCGGGACGACGGTCGACGTCGGTGCGCCGATCATCACCATCGACACCGGCGGTGGATCCGCGGAGGCCCCCGCGGACGAGGGGCGCACCGCCGTCCTGGTGGGTTACGGGCCGCGGACCACCGAGCCGCGCCGTCGTCCCCGCCGGGCGGCGCCCGTCCCCGCCGAGGCCGACTACGGCAGCGGCGGTGACCGCCCGCCGCTGCTGGCCACCGCGCCGGACACCGCGGTCAAGCCGATGCGGCACGGCGGGCTGGAGGCCGGCCGGGCCGCGGAGGCACAGGCCGACCGCGCCGCCGCAGCGGCGCCGGCGACCGCGGCCACCCCAGGCGCCGGTGCGCTGCGCCCGCTGGCCAAGCCGCCGGTGCGCAAGTACGCCAAGGACCTCGGCATCGACCTGGCCACCATCACCGGCACCGGGGACGGTGGGGTGATCACCCGCGCCGACGTCGACGCCGCCCGGGCGACCCCAGCTCCCGGCGCCGAACCCCGTCCCGGTTTCGGCGCCGAACCCCGGCCGGGTTTCGGCGCCGAAACCGGGAGCGAGACCCGGATCCCGATCAAGGGGGTGCGCAAGGCCACCGCCGCGGCGATGGTGCGGAGCGCGTTCACCGCGCCGCACGTCACCGAGTTCCTCACCGTCGACGTCACCCGCACCATGAAGCTGCGCCAGCGGCTGGCCGCCCGCGCGGAGCTCGCCGAGGTCAAGGTGAGCCCGCTGCTGTTCGTGGCCAAGGCGCTCCTGCTCGCGGTCGGACGGCACCCGATGGTGAACAGCAGCTGGGACGAGGCGGCGCAGGAGATCGTCGTCCACGGCGCGGTGAACCTGGGCATCGCCGCCGCCACCCCGCGCGGCCTGGTCGTGCCGAACATCAAGGACGCCGGCCGGCTGTCGCTGCCCGAGCTGGCCGGGGCGCTCACCGACCTCACCGCGACGGCGCGGGCCGGGAAGACCCAGCCCGCCGAGATGACCGGCGGCACGATCACCATCACCAACGTGGGCGTGTTCGGCGTCGACACCGGCACGCCGATCCTCAACCCGGGTGAGTCGGCGATCCTGGCGTTCGGTGCCGTGCGGGAGATGGCCTGGGCGCACAAGGGGAAGCTCGCCGTCCGGCAGGTGACCACGCTGGCGCTGTCGTTCGACCACCGGGTCATCGACGGCGAGCTGGGGTCGCGGTTCCTCGCCGACGTCGGCGCGCTGTTGCACGACCCCGGCACCGCGCTCACCTTCTGA
- a CDS encoding alpha-ketoacid dehydrogenase subunit beta encodes MTETLTIGKALNLGLRRAMEDDAKVVLMGEDIGRLGGVFRITDGLQKDFGEDRVVDTPLAEAGILGTAVGLAMRGYRPVCEIQFDGFVFPAVNQIVTQVAKLHARSKGRLPMPIVVRIPFGGGIGAVEHHSESPEGYFVHTAGLKVVAISSPADAYWGIQQAVAHPDPIIFLEPKRRYWDKGEVDLDGAPAPLFASRVVRGGDDVTVLAYGPMVKTALQAAEAAAEEGRSLEVVDLRTLSPLDLEPVYASVRRTGRCVVVHEAPLTLGLGAEIAARVTETCFHSLEAPVLRVGGYDTPYPPSKLEEDYLPDLDRVLDAVDRALGF; translated from the coding sequence GTGACCGAGACGCTGACCATCGGAAAGGCGCTCAACCTCGGGCTGCGCCGGGCCATGGAGGACGACGCCAAGGTCGTGCTGATGGGCGAGGACATCGGCCGGCTGGGCGGGGTCTTCCGGATCACCGACGGCCTGCAGAAGGACTTCGGCGAGGACCGCGTCGTCGACACCCCGCTGGCCGAGGCCGGCATCCTCGGCACCGCGGTCGGGCTGGCGATGCGCGGCTACCGGCCGGTGTGCGAGATCCAGTTCGACGGGTTCGTCTTCCCCGCCGTCAACCAGATCGTCACCCAGGTGGCCAAGCTGCACGCCCGCTCGAAGGGCCGGCTGCCGATGCCGATCGTCGTCCGGATCCCGTTCGGCGGGGGCATCGGCGCGGTCGAGCACCACAGCGAGAGCCCGGAGGGCTACTTCGTGCACACCGCCGGGCTGAAGGTGGTGGCGATCAGCAGCCCCGCCGATGCCTACTGGGGCATCCAGCAGGCGGTCGCGCACCCCGACCCGATCATCTTCCTGGAGCCCAAGCGGCGGTACTGGGACAAGGGGGAGGTCGACCTCGACGGGGCGCCGGCCCCGCTGTTCGCCTCCCGCGTGGTCCGCGGCGGCGACGACGTCACGGTGCTCGCCTACGGGCCGATGGTGAAGACGGCGCTGCAGGCCGCCGAGGCCGCCGCCGAGGAGGGCCGGTCGCTGGAGGTGGTCGACCTGCGCACGCTGTCCCCGCTGGACCTGGAGCCGGTCTACGCCTCGGTGCGCCGCACCGGCCGGTGCGTGGTGGTGCACGAGGCGCCGTTGACCCTGGGCCTGGGTGCGGAGATCGCCGCCCGGGTGACCGAGACCTGCTTCCACTCCCTGGAGGCGCCGGTGCTGCGGGTGGGCGGGTACGACACGCCCTACCCGCCGTCGAAGCTCGAGGAGGACTACCTCCCCGACCTCGACCGGGTGCTGGACGCCGTCGACCGGGCGCTGGGGTTCTGA